From Serinicoccus profundi, the proteins below share one genomic window:
- a CDS encoding TniQ family protein, with product MPPSISARAPDPLPRPVTGRARARLVPGGYDITRLPLAVPPAAGEQLASWLARLAHRYRLPVSGLLSELGVAVVAGPAARVEAHLAPHVQTLATAAGLDSRPPGTDCGDDALPSQVARYLGAYHGRGQVAPDRTRFCPSCLAETGGIWQQAWAAPLNLVCTTHRRLLVRRCPACHRARFTSSAWMTHDNAPWVCSEPAPGQHTPRTRYQVCGHDLREAPAPPVDQDVAAVQLWLHAVARQADDDPAHVIRACGFEVSHADLFDAALELVVERLGDVKHLTRPGRATGDLLDAVLAARAVIAQPDPAAAGAIADRHGLLHPAGPVTPIGPDHVLTKRRRNPLLAAVRLTSLRERLPASSQLVFRTGSDNPRYPCPTQHGAPSPAPGQARLAWIPQLLWPGTLHPWIRDSDYRDRAAASMLLAKVGSTRPWRLIAIDLGLPASFTVHPPNLVRHLRRTGAWPSVLRRLDEVATLLEATPPPIDYQSRRWIAADQDLLVAAVNHTRSLLCACHGWVSTSALVELFWSVYTGGDLRLAAPTEGTLLNPDLYHRDDEEGAHTDPTADPDLARFLAMVATAVAEAAGHNPGEPLTWRPP from the coding sequence ATGCCGCCGAGCATCTCAGCCAGAGCACCTGATCCCCTCCCCCGGCCGGTCACCGGGCGTGCCCGGGCGCGGCTGGTACCGGGCGGGTACGACATCACCCGGCTCCCGCTGGCCGTGCCTCCGGCCGCGGGGGAGCAGCTGGCGTCGTGGCTGGCGCGGTTGGCCCACCGATACAGGCTGCCGGTCTCCGGTCTTCTGAGCGAGCTCGGCGTGGCGGTCGTGGCCGGCCCGGCCGCCCGCGTCGAGGCGCACCTGGCACCGCACGTCCAGACCCTGGCCACCGCGGCGGGGCTCGACTCCCGCCCGCCGGGCACCGACTGCGGCGATGATGCGCTGCCTTCCCAGGTGGCCCGGTACCTGGGCGCCTATCACGGCCGTGGCCAGGTCGCCCCGGACCGGACCCGCTTCTGCCCCTCCTGCCTCGCCGAGACCGGCGGCATCTGGCAGCAGGCCTGGGCGGCACCGCTGAACCTGGTCTGCACGACGCACCGACGGCTCCTGGTCCGCCGCTGCCCGGCGTGCCACCGCGCACGGTTCACCAGCTCGGCATGGATGACCCACGACAACGCCCCCTGGGTCTGCAGCGAACCCGCGCCCGGACAGCACACCCCACGGACCAGGTACCAGGTGTGCGGGCACGACCTGCGCGAAGCCCCCGCACCGCCGGTCGACCAGGACGTGGCAGCTGTCCAGCTATGGCTGCACGCCGTGGCCCGACAAGCCGACGACGATCCGGCACACGTGATCCGGGCCTGCGGGTTCGAGGTGTCCCACGCGGACCTGTTCGACGCCGCCCTGGAGCTCGTCGTCGAACGGCTCGGCGACGTCAAGCACCTGACCCGTCCCGGCCGTGCCACCGGCGACCTGCTGGACGCGGTCCTGGCCGCACGAGCAGTGATCGCACAACCGGACCCGGCCGCCGCGGGAGCAATCGCCGACCGGCACGGGCTGCTGCACCCGGCCGGGCCGGTCACCCCCATCGGCCCTGACCACGTCCTGACCAAACGCCGGCGCAACCCTCTGCTGGCCGCGGTCCGCCTCACCTCCCTGAGAGAGCGACTACCCGCCAGCAGCCAACTGGTCTTCCGCACCGGAAGCGACAACCCGCGCTACCCCTGCCCTACCCAGCACGGTGCGCCCAGCCCGGCGCCGGGACAGGCACGGCTGGCATGGATCCCGCAGCTGCTCTGGCCCGGCACGCTGCACCCGTGGATCCGCGACAGCGACTACCGGGACCGGGCCGCCGCCAGCATGCTGCTGGCCAAGGTCGGCAGCACCCGGCCCTGGCGACTGATCGCGATCGACCTCGGCCTACCGGCCTCGTTCACGGTCCACCCACCGAACCTGGTCCGGCACCTGCGCCGCACCGGCGCCTGGCCATCCGTGCTGCGCCGCCTGGACGAGGTCGCGACCCTCCTGGAGGCCACTCCCCCGCCGATCGACTACCAAAGCCGCCGGTGGATCGCCGCCGACCAGGACCTGCTCGTCGCCGCGGTGAACCACACCCGCAGCCTCCTCTGCGCGTGCCACGGCTGGGTCAGCACCAGCGCCCTGGTCGAACTTTTCTGGTCCGTCTACACCGGCGGTGACCTACGGCTGGCCGCGCCCACCGAGGGAACACTGCTCAACCCCGACCTGTACCACCGCGACGACGAGGAGGGCGCCCACACCGACCCGACCGCCGACCCCGACCTGGCCCGATTCCTGGCCATGGTCGCCACCGCAGTCGCCGAGGCGGCCGGCCACAACCCTGGCGAACCGTTGACGTGGCGACCTCCTTGA
- a CDS encoding TniB family NTP-binding protein, with product MSNPWARWLAVHDTALFQMSRKAGWDAFVNAAPRPDFPTLTLAEMADLSPEEAEDYGEARVVWNTNPPTVRTQQLVSAYQVIDEVMASNRRDADKLRGSVVIDAEPYLGKTTIATRYARDFHRRIYRRYGHTTAEGNQRLPVAFVPLNEGITLKGLNQKLLEFYGHPAARRGSRTELTALAIDCVASCDTRLIVIDELHFVDFAGRHGTEVSNHLKGLANELPVTFIYVGVGLRERRFFDEGLHGDQAVLAQTSRRATRCPVVPFSTSTDAGARAWATLLATLEPHYKLARARPGMLTDHADLLHKRTQGRIGSLATLLERACARAITTGTEVLDADVLSSVRIDNAAEHLSQST from the coding sequence ATGAGCAACCCGTGGGCCCGGTGGCTGGCCGTGCACGACACCGCCTTGTTCCAGATGTCCCGCAAGGCCGGGTGGGACGCGTTCGTGAACGCGGCTCCCCGGCCGGACTTCCCGACCTTGACCCTCGCCGAGATGGCCGATCTGAGTCCGGAGGAGGCCGAGGACTACGGCGAGGCCCGGGTTGTCTGGAACACCAACCCTCCGACGGTGCGCACCCAGCAGCTCGTCTCGGCCTACCAGGTGATCGATGAGGTGATGGCCTCCAACCGTCGCGATGCGGACAAGTTGCGCGGGTCGGTGGTCATCGACGCCGAGCCGTACCTGGGCAAGACCACGATCGCGACCCGGTACGCTCGCGACTTCCACCGGCGGATCTACCGCCGCTACGGGCACACCACGGCTGAGGGGAATCAGCGGCTGCCGGTGGCGTTCGTGCCGTTGAACGAGGGCATCACCCTCAAGGGCCTGAACCAGAAGCTGTTGGAGTTCTACGGCCACCCTGCGGCCCGTCGCGGCTCACGCACCGAGCTGACCGCACTGGCCATCGACTGCGTCGCCAGCTGCGACACCCGCCTGATCGTCATCGACGAGCTGCACTTCGTCGACTTCGCCGGGCGCCACGGCACCGAGGTGTCCAACCACCTCAAGGGCCTGGCCAACGAGCTACCGGTCACGTTCATCTACGTCGGGGTCGGGCTGCGTGAGCGACGCTTCTTCGACGAAGGTTTGCACGGCGACCAGGCCGTCCTGGCCCAGACCAGCCGGCGGGCTACCCGCTGCCCGGTCGTCCCCTTCTCCACTAGCACCGACGCCGGTGCCCGTGCCTGGGCCACGCTCCTGGCCACCCTGGAACCGCACTACAAGCTGGCGCGGGCCCGCCCGGGGATGCTGACCGACCACGCCGACCTGCTGCACAAACGCACCCAGGGTCGTATCGGGTCGCTGGCGACCCTGCTCGAACGTGCCTGCGCACGAGCAATCACCACAGGGACCGAGGTGCTCGACGCCGACGTACTGTCATCGGTCCGGATCGACAATGCCGCCGAGCATCTCAGCCAGAGCACCTGA
- a CDS encoding IS256 family transposase — translation MTHDEMRAEDLDQVEVEHRAAAARLREEFFDDELVDKLLAATGERGVSLTGAGGFLPEMIKTVLERGMGAELTDHLGYAKGDAAGRGSGNSRNGTTPKTVGTEVGDIALDQPRDRNSTFSSALVPKGARRLGGLEDMIISLYAGGMTVRDIQHHLGATLGTELSHETISNVTDAVLEEVKAWQSRPLEAFYPVIYLDALVVKVRDGSHVTNRSAHVAVGVDMDGVKHVLGIWVQATEGAKFWAGVCAQLANRGVKDVLIVCCDGLTGLAEAIEATWPHAMVQTCVVHLIRASMRFVSYADRKAVAAMLRPIYTAADEDAALMALAAFADSNLGKKYPAAVATWENAWDRFIPFLAFGPALRKVIYTTNSIESLNYQLRKIIKNRGHFPSDEAVIKLLWLAIMNIEDKRARERAKQASKGKDRKSVPRLIEGAAVTGWKAALGELALVYPDRVNAYL, via the coding sequence ATGACGCACGACGAGATGAGGGCCGAGGATCTGGACCAGGTCGAGGTGGAGCATCGGGCCGCGGCTGCGCGGCTGCGTGAGGAGTTCTTCGACGACGAGCTGGTCGACAAGTTGCTCGCGGCGACCGGTGAGCGCGGGGTGTCCTTGACCGGGGCCGGTGGCTTCCTGCCCGAGATGATCAAGACCGTCCTGGAGCGCGGCATGGGAGCCGAGCTGACCGACCACCTCGGGTACGCCAAGGGCGACGCGGCCGGCCGAGGTTCGGGGAACTCCCGCAACGGCACGACCCCCAAGACGGTGGGCACCGAGGTCGGTGACATCGCCCTGGACCAGCCGAGGGACCGCAACTCCACGTTCTCCTCGGCGCTGGTGCCCAAGGGCGCCCGCCGCCTCGGCGGGCTGGAGGACATGATCATCTCCCTGTACGCCGGCGGGATGACCGTTCGCGACATCCAGCATCATCTGGGCGCGACGCTGGGCACCGAGCTGAGCCACGAGACGATCAGCAACGTCACCGACGCCGTGCTCGAGGAGGTCAAGGCCTGGCAGTCCCGCCCGCTGGAGGCGTTCTACCCGGTGATCTACCTCGACGCCCTGGTGGTCAAGGTCCGCGACGGGTCGCACGTGACCAACCGCTCGGCGCACGTGGCCGTCGGCGTCGACATGGACGGCGTCAAGCACGTCCTGGGCATTTGGGTCCAGGCCACCGAGGGCGCCAAGTTCTGGGCCGGCGTGTGCGCCCAGCTGGCCAACCGCGGCGTCAAGGACGTGCTCATCGTCTGCTGCGACGGGCTGACCGGCCTGGCCGAGGCGATCGAGGCGACCTGGCCGCACGCGATGGTGCAGACCTGCGTGGTGCACCTGATCCGGGCCTCGATGCGGTTCGTCTCCTACGCCGACCGCAAGGCCGTCGCCGCGATGCTGCGCCCGATCTACACCGCCGCTGACGAGGACGCAGCGCTCATGGCGCTGGCCGCCTTCGCCGACTCCAACCTGGGCAAGAAGTACCCCGCTGCGGTCGCCACCTGGGAGAACGCCTGGGACCGGTTCATCCCCTTCCTGGCGTTCGGGCCCGCGCTGCGCAAGGTCATCTACACGACCAACAGCATCGAGAGCCTGAACTACCAGCTGCGCAAGATCATCAAGAACCGCGGCCACTTCCCCAGCGACGAGGCCGTGATCAAGCTGCTCTGGCTGGCAATCATGAACATCGAGGACAAACGAGCCCGAGAACGAGCCAAGCAGGCCAGCAAGGGCAAAGACCGAAAGTCGGTGCCCCGCCTGATCGAAGGCGCCGCCGTCACCGGTTGGAAAGCCGCCCTTGGCGAGCTCGCCCTCGTCTACCCCGACCGCGTAAACGCCTACCTGTAA
- a CDS encoding GNAT family N-acetyltransferase: MPSDLLSITLPAAGDPPAAHPAERLMPLDQSQRENLARLYLASYPPQVGAEDLDDARREIDETFTGQFGTLRTDASWLARVRGRPAGAILVVERSIWDDHLDGPFVIDLFVHPEARGLGLGRSLVLAAMEACTSAGDRQLSLRVGQGTSSAAHGLYRGLGFTTVQTT; this comes from the coding sequence ATGCCTTCTGACCTGCTCAGCATCACGCTGCCTGCGGCCGGCGATCCACCCGCCGCTCATCCCGCCGAGCGCCTCATGCCTCTCGATCAGTCCCAGCGTGAGAATCTGGCTCGGCTCTACCTGGCCAGCTACCCGCCCCAGGTGGGAGCCGAGGACCTGGACGACGCCCGACGCGAGATCGATGAGACCTTCACCGGCCAGTTCGGAACCCTGCGAACGGATGCGAGCTGGCTCGCGCGCGTTCGCGGCAGGCCGGCGGGCGCGATCCTGGTCGTCGAGCGTTCCATCTGGGACGACCACCTCGACGGGCCCTTCGTCATCGACCTGTTCGTGCATCCCGAAGCGCGGGGCCTTGGCTTGGGCCGGTCGCTGGTGCTGGCCGCGATGGAGGCCTGCACAAGCGCTGGCGACCGGCAGCTGTCGCTGCGCGTCGGGCAAGGCACTTCCTCCGCCGCGCACGGCCTATACCGCGGCCTGGGATTCACGACAGTGCAAACCACCTAG
- a CDS encoding TnsA-like heteromeric transposase endonuclease subunit → MDPGAVAREKPGRLVEVRYTSRDGEDVVTTWDAVRADLVVRGLPVRRFGSYAGMGHYPGWWWAATMGDLVGYESLLERDRLMLADFDQDVVAVASQPFGLAGRDGDVVRRHVPDYLLQRRDGSVEVVDVKPGHLVDKPEVAEVLGWTGRVLAERGWRYSVWSGTDSRRLTNVRFLAQGRRAHLVDPGATIQLHRHGAVDRSLGESLRAASRATDYTAHALRAAMVGLLWHQAWEIDLDEPLSSATRIDRVREVSRG, encoded by the coding sequence GTGGACCCTGGAGCCGTGGCCAGGGAGAAGCCGGGAAGGCTGGTCGAGGTCCGCTACACGTCCCGAGACGGCGAGGACGTCGTGACGACTTGGGATGCTGTCCGAGCGGACCTGGTGGTGCGCGGGCTCCCGGTTCGCCGGTTCGGGTCGTACGCGGGGATGGGTCACTACCCGGGCTGGTGGTGGGCGGCGACGATGGGTGACCTGGTCGGGTACGAGAGCCTGCTCGAACGGGACCGGCTCATGCTGGCTGACTTCGACCAGGACGTGGTCGCCGTAGCCAGTCAACCGTTCGGGCTCGCCGGTCGTGATGGCGACGTCGTGCGCCGACATGTCCCGGACTACCTGCTGCAACGACGTGATGGGTCGGTCGAGGTGGTCGACGTCAAGCCCGGACATCTGGTCGACAAGCCAGAGGTCGCCGAAGTTCTCGGCTGGACGGGCCGGGTGCTTGCTGAACGAGGGTGGCGCTACTCGGTGTGGTCCGGCACCGACTCGCGTCGGTTGACCAACGTCCGGTTCCTGGCTCAGGGGCGCCGGGCACACCTGGTGGACCCCGGAGCCACGATCCAGCTCCATCGCCACGGCGCCGTGGACCGGTCACTGGGCGAGTCGCTCAGGGCCGCGAGCCGCGCCACCGACTACACGGCGCACGCCCTGCGGGCAGCGATGGTTGGCCTCCTTTGGCACCAGGCGTGGGAGATCGACCTGGATGAGCCCCTCAGCTCGGCGACGCGGATCGATCGCGTCCGGGAGGTGTCCCGAGGGTGA
- a CDS encoding helix-turn-helix domain-containing protein yields the protein MTDLLEGASGLDPDSHAVDAGQRDLLSAIGLESLTLKQRTRLEAEVEIFAELLAVRGADEAPARMRSAATKLGLSLRTVQRRLRRFDELGPAGLIDERLLKDTRRSVDPRWDDACTEVLSRYTNRSTPSQQTVIRETNRVFLESVPDGVVPTRSVAYERVVELDAGRHTFGDAPRRRSVAKRPQGVLGQLRPNRPGEYVLMDGYKLDVFAMEPVTMRWVNTELTLAMDLYDRSVKGLRLRPVAAKSADVASVLLQCLTPQQWGRRPDSPSGPYAGVPEHVVLGSVGVFPDTIVIDHGKVYLSEHTMGVCRRLGISVQPAIPDKPTDKPALERFFKSLRLSLLDKLSGYKGPNIAYRGKDVEKGAFYYVTELEDLIREWVGDVYHLRAHRGLRDPLLPKVDLSPQEMFNRGIEFSGLLRLPAAEDLRYELMEVQWRKIHHYGVDIDGRRYDGPGLNTYRARRSDYGGAHAGKWPILVDVDDVRAVYFQDPADKRWHRLEWRLASGINAPFSKDAADYTRRISIAEHRHVDPQQAVEDLLARWGREEVMGRRERNLAIRLATQPSSHVFDAGEVTDRASVPGVIDLLTAREARKAAPTQHPDDLDVFERYYAEHPDSEVLEVFDE from the coding sequence GTGACGGACCTGCTCGAAGGTGCCTCCGGACTGGACCCCGACAGTCACGCCGTCGATGCAGGGCAGCGGGACCTCCTGTCAGCTATCGGCCTGGAGTCCTTGACCCTCAAGCAGCGCACCCGGTTGGAGGCGGAGGTGGAGATCTTCGCTGAGCTGCTCGCGGTTCGAGGAGCTGACGAGGCGCCCGCCCGGATGCGCTCAGCGGCCACGAAGCTGGGGTTGTCGCTGCGAACGGTGCAACGGCGCCTGCGCCGGTTCGACGAGCTGGGCCCGGCCGGGCTGATCGATGAGCGGCTCCTGAAGGACACCAGGCGCAGCGTCGATCCCCGCTGGGATGATGCGTGCACCGAGGTCCTCTCCCGCTATACCAACCGGTCCACACCCTCGCAGCAGACGGTCATCCGGGAGACGAACCGGGTGTTCCTGGAGTCGGTACCCGACGGCGTAGTACCCACCCGGTCGGTGGCCTACGAACGCGTTGTCGAGCTGGACGCCGGCCGGCACACGTTCGGGGACGCTCCGCGGCGTCGTTCGGTTGCCAAGCGCCCGCAGGGTGTCCTGGGGCAGCTGCGTCCGAACCGTCCCGGTGAGTACGTGCTGATGGACGGGTACAAGCTGGACGTGTTCGCGATGGAGCCGGTGACGATGCGGTGGGTGAACACCGAGCTTACGTTGGCGATGGACCTGTACGACCGCTCCGTGAAAGGCCTGCGTCTGCGCCCGGTCGCGGCGAAGTCGGCGGACGTGGCCAGCGTGCTGCTGCAGTGCCTGACCCCGCAGCAGTGGGGACGGAGACCCGACTCCCCGTCAGGTCCGTACGCCGGCGTCCCGGAACACGTGGTCCTGGGGTCGGTCGGGGTGTTCCCGGACACCATCGTCATCGACCACGGCAAGGTGTACCTGTCTGAGCACACGATGGGGGTGTGCCGCCGGTTGGGGATCTCGGTGCAGCCGGCGATCCCGGACAAGCCGACCGACAAACCGGCACTCGAGCGGTTCTTCAAGAGCCTGCGATTGTCCTTGCTGGACAAGCTGTCCGGCTACAAGGGTCCCAACATCGCCTACCGCGGCAAGGACGTCGAGAAGGGCGCGTTCTACTACGTCACCGAGCTGGAGGACCTGATCAGGGAGTGGGTCGGTGACGTCTATCACCTCCGCGCGCACCGGGGGCTGCGGGACCCGTTGCTGCCGAAGGTCGACCTGTCCCCGCAGGAGATGTTCAACCGGGGCATCGAGTTCTCCGGGCTGCTGCGGCTCCCGGCGGCCGAGGACCTGCGGTATGAGTTGATGGAGGTCCAGTGGCGCAAGATCCATCACTACGGCGTCGACATCGACGGGCGCCGGTACGACGGTCCGGGCTTGAACACCTACCGGGCCAGGAGATCGGACTACGGCGGCGCCCATGCCGGGAAGTGGCCGATCCTGGTCGATGTCGACGATGTGCGGGCCGTCTACTTCCAGGACCCGGCCGATAAGAGGTGGCACCGCCTGGAGTGGCGGCTCGCCAGCGGGATCAACGCCCCGTTCAGCAAGGACGCAGCTGACTACACCCGCCGGATCAGCATCGCCGAGCACCGGCACGTCGACCCGCAGCAGGCTGTGGAAGACCTCCTGGCCCGGTGGGGCCGGGAGGAGGTGATGGGCCGCCGAGAACGCAACCTTGCGATCCGGCTGGCCACCCAGCCCAGCAGCCACGTGTTCGACGCAGGCGAGGTGACCGACCGCGCCTCCGTGCCCGGGGTGATCGACCTGCTCACCGCCCGCGAGGCCCGGAAGGCCGCGCCGACGCAGCACCCGGACGACCTGGACGTGTTCGAGCGCTACTACGCCGAGCACCCGGACAGCGAGGTGCTGGAGGTGTTCGACGAATGA
- a CDS encoding MerR family transcriptional regulator — protein sequence MAVDMLSIGHMAHVTGVSRRMLRHWEEVGLLAPASVDEFTGYRRYARNQVGRVRAIASLRAVGFSLDAINDLLGGQLSERRLKELLRARENELVAQIDEDSARLKEVRKRLTALQRGHRTIMNNLELGTLPTLQLAALQTFVADESEIGDAVADLLPRVRDQLAKNGVTDVDIVLTYDGTSEDSIVVTAGAPTSDARVIPGLEAVRVEGAEHGASVRFDTPPSDIGDAWIAIDANLEQRGQETTGVYRQTLTRDGGVVLQAPLKNLPHEG from the coding sequence ATGGCTGTCGACATGCTGAGTATCGGACATATGGCGCACGTGACCGGGGTGTCCCGGCGGATGCTGCGGCACTGGGAAGAGGTAGGTCTGCTCGCGCCGGCCTCCGTCGATGAGTTCACCGGCTACCGCCGGTACGCGCGGAATCAAGTTGGCCGGGTTCGGGCGATAGCGTCATTGAGAGCCGTCGGCTTCAGCCTCGACGCGATCAATGATCTTCTCGGTGGGCAACTCTCGGAGCGGCGACTCAAGGAGCTCCTGCGAGCTCGTGAGAACGAGCTCGTGGCCCAGATCGACGAGGACTCAGCGCGTCTGAAGGAGGTGCGAAAGCGCCTCACCGCTCTCCAGAGAGGACACCGAACGATCATGAACAACCTCGAGCTCGGCACGCTACCTACCTTGCAACTGGCAGCCCTGCAGACCTTCGTGGCGGATGAGTCGGAGATCGGCGACGCGGTCGCCGATCTACTGCCGCGAGTACGGGACCAGCTGGCCAAGAACGGCGTCACCGACGTCGACATCGTGCTCACGTACGACGGGACCTCCGAGGACAGCATCGTCGTCACCGCAGGGGCTCCGACCTCTGATGCACGCGTCATCCCAGGCCTCGAGGCAGTCCGGGTCGAGGGAGCCGAGCACGGTGCCAGTGTCCGTTTCGACACACCGCCCTCTGATATCGGTGATGCGTGGATCGCGATCGATGCGAACCTCGAACAACGCGGTCAAGAGACGACCGGGGTCTACCGCCAGACTCTCACGCGGGACGGTGGCGTCGTCCTGCAGGCGCCCCTCAAGAACCTGCCACACGAGGGCTGA
- a CDS encoding dihydrolipoyl dehydrogenase family protein, which produces MIYDYDLIVIGAGMAGVTAANKCAAAGWKVAIVDALPYGGTCALRGCDPKKILRRGAEIIDSARLMRGKGINDDGLSVDWADLMAHKHGFTDPVPASMEAGLTGNGVTTLHGTARFTGPQTVAIDDAPCTSRHFLITTGARPRPLDLPGHEHLLDSTGFLDLTELPRRILFVGGGFISFEFAHIAARAGSTPVILDRKPRPLKAFDPDLVDLLIDRGTKAGIENWPSATLTAVEKTSTGYQVSVDEPGRSTTREFDLVVHGAGRVPELTTLDLETAGVQWDEDGIRVAAHLQSTSNPAVYAAGDAASTPGMPLTPVAVFEGKVAASNMLKGTTTAPDYTGVSTAVFTIPELARVGLLEEEARDRGIDIDVRYTDTSSWYSNYRIGETTAATKILIDRSDDTIVGAHLLGPEYAELVNILALAMKLRLTTRQLKSMTAAYPTVGSDLGSML; this is translated from the coding sequence ATGATCTACGACTACGACCTGATCGTCATCGGTGCCGGCATGGCCGGGGTCACGGCGGCGAACAAGTGCGCCGCCGCTGGATGGAAGGTCGCGATCGTCGACGCCCTTCCCTACGGCGGCACGTGTGCCCTGAGAGGGTGTGATCCCAAGAAGATCCTGCGCCGCGGTGCCGAGATCATCGACAGTGCCCGCCTGATGCGGGGTAAGGGCATCAACGACGACGGCCTGTCGGTCGACTGGGCCGACCTCATGGCGCACAAGCACGGCTTCACCGACCCCGTCCCCGCCAGTATGGAGGCAGGACTGACCGGTAACGGCGTTACCACCCTGCACGGGACGGCGCGGTTCACCGGTCCCCAGACCGTGGCCATCGACGACGCCCCCTGCACCAGCCGACACTTCCTCATCACCACCGGTGCGCGCCCCCGCCCGCTAGACCTGCCCGGGCACGAGCACCTGCTGGACAGCACCGGCTTCCTGGACCTGACCGAGCTGCCGCGACGGATCCTGTTCGTCGGCGGTGGCTTCATCTCCTTCGAGTTCGCGCACATCGCCGCCCGGGCCGGAAGCACCCCGGTCATCCTGGACCGCAAACCACGACCGCTGAAGGCCTTCGACCCCGACCTCGTCGACCTCCTCATCGACCGCGGCACCAAGGCCGGCATCGAGAACTGGCCCTCTGCGACGCTCACCGCCGTGGAGAAGACCAGCACCGGCTATCAGGTGAGCGTCGATGAACCAGGGCGGTCAACGACAAGGGAGTTCGACCTTGTCGTGCACGGCGCAGGCCGGGTCCCCGAGCTGACGACCCTGGACCTGGAGACCGCCGGCGTGCAGTGGGACGAGGACGGGATCCGCGTAGCAGCCCATCTGCAGAGCACCAGCAACCCGGCGGTCTACGCCGCCGGCGACGCGGCCAGCACCCCTGGCATGCCATTGACCCCGGTCGCCGTGTTCGAGGGCAAGGTCGCCGCGTCCAACATGCTCAAGGGCACCACGACCGCCCCTGACTACACCGGCGTGTCCACCGCGGTGTTCACGATCCCCGAACTCGCCCGGGTCGGCCTGCTCGAGGAAGAAGCCCGCGACCGGGGCATTGACATCGACGTCCGCTACACCGACACCAGCAGCTGGTACTCCAACTACCGGATCGGGGAGACGACCGCCGCGACCAAGATCCTCATCGACCGCTCCGACGACACCATCGTGGGAGCACACCTGCTCGGACCCGAGTACGCCGAACTCGTCAACATCCTCGCCCTCGCCATGAAACTGCGACTCACCACCCGCCAGCTGAAGTCGATGACCGCCGCCTACCCCACCGTCGGATCAGACCTGGGCTCCATGCTCTGA